A window from Candidatus Nitrospira neomarina encodes these proteins:
- the nuoH gene encoding NADH-quinone oxidoreductase subunit NuoH gives MDTGIRLALTLSQIGVVMVAVLLTVAALTLLERKVLGWMQDRMGPMEVGPYGILQPVADGLKLFFKEDIIPAGANKFMFSMAPVLSLVPALIGFAVIPFGPDWTVDVGGVNFKPFVITDINIGVLYILAFASIGAYGIILGGWSSNSKYSLLGGLRSAAQLISYELNVGLSIVGVLLLSSSLSLVTITNAQAGGFWNWYFFGGGGFPQAVAFIVFIISAVAETNRTPFDLPEAESELVAGFFTEYSGMRFAFFFLAEYGNMILVSCVATVLFFGGWHPPYPGTLMEYIGMGHLLWIEGIMWFVFKVAFFLFLFFWLRATLPRLRYDQLMRFGWKVLLPIALANIVVTSIVAFLFPGS, from the coding sequence ATGGATACGGGAATTCGATTAGCCCTAACGTTAAGCCAGATTGGCGTGGTGATGGTGGCGGTGCTTTTGACTGTTGCAGCACTCACCCTCCTGGAGCGAAAGGTGTTGGGTTGGATGCAGGATCGGATGGGGCCGATGGAAGTCGGGCCTTATGGCATCTTGCAACCGGTCGCGGACGGCTTAAAGCTTTTTTTTAAAGAAGACATCATCCCTGCCGGAGCGAATAAGTTCATGTTTAGCATGGCCCCGGTGTTATCATTAGTTCCTGCCCTCATCGGATTCGCGGTGATTCCGTTTGGCCCGGATTGGACGGTTGATGTCGGCGGCGTCAACTTTAAACCGTTTGTGATTACCGACATCAACATCGGCGTTCTCTATATCCTGGCGTTTGCTTCAATCGGGGCGTACGGCATTATTTTGGGCGGGTGGTCATCAAACAGTAAGTATTCCCTTCTGGGAGGCCTGCGGTCTGCGGCCCAATTGATTAGTTACGAATTGAATGTGGGGCTTTCAATTGTCGGCGTACTGCTCCTATCAAGCTCCTTGAGTCTCGTGACGATTACCAATGCGCAGGCAGGAGGATTTTGGAACTGGTACTTTTTCGGGGGAGGGGGGTTCCCTCAAGCCGTGGCGTTCATCGTGTTTATTATTTCCGCGGTAGCGGAAACGAATCGAACTCCATTTGATTTGCCGGAAGCGGAAAGTGAGTTGGTCGCCGGATTCTTTACGGAATATAGCGGCATGCGATTCGCCTTCTTCTTTCTGGCCGAATACGGCAATATGATTTTGGTGTCTTGCGTGGCGACTGTCTTGTTTTTTGGTGGTTGGCATCCTCCCTATCCAGGCACTCTTATGGAGTACATCGGGATGGGCCATCTCCTCTGGATTGAGGGCATCATGTGGTTTGTCTTTAAAGTGGCGTTTTTTCTTTTTTTATTCTTTTGGTTGCGCGCGACGTTACCGCGATTACGATATGACCAGCTCATGCGGTTCGGGTGGAAGGTCCTCCTTCCCATCGCGTTGGCTAATATTGTGGTGACGTCGATTGTTGCATTTCTCTTTCCTGGGAGCTAA
- the nuoI gene encoding NADH-quinone oxidoreductase subunit NuoI, translated as MKIKEWVKTLLFYEIALGMKATLSHLLRYKPITVQYPHEKKQLPSNYRGMLALLRYDDGTEKCVGCDLCEAACPSRVIRVVSAEVPGEPTKRYSKEYYMDMTRCLFCGLCVKACPVDALGMTQEYEWAVYDKRQLQLNKEQLLAIGDRNFPVREKRLEFQHPNVAYFNVGFKEIPHKEL; from the coding sequence ATGAAAATCAAGGAGTGGGTCAAAACGCTTCTATTTTATGAGATTGCGTTAGGGATGAAGGCCACCTTATCCCATCTCCTTCGTTATAAGCCAATCACCGTACAATACCCGCATGAAAAGAAACAGTTACCGTCCAACTATCGCGGCATGCTGGCGTTATTGCGCTACGATGATGGAACGGAAAAATGCGTGGGATGTGATTTATGTGAGGCGGCTTGTCCCTCCCGTGTCATCCGTGTGGTGAGTGCCGAGGTACCGGGAGAACCCACGAAGCGGTATTCCAAGGAATATTACATGGACATGACCCGATGCTTGTTTTGCGGGTTGTGCGTGAAGGCATGTCCGGTTGATGCGTTGGGCATGACTCAAGAATATGAATGGGCGGTCTATGATAAGCGCCAGCTACAATTAAACAAGGAGCAGCTTCTGGCTATTGGCGATCGCAACTTTCCTGTTCGGGAAAAGCGACTCGAATTTCAACATCCCAATGTGGCCTATTTTAACGTCGGGTTTAAAGAGATTCCTCATAAAGAATTGTAG
- the nuoK gene encoding NADH-quinone oxidoreductase subunit NuoK, producing the protein MDVPVSYYLVLSGIVFSIGLVGVLIRRNIIIILLSIELMLNATNINFVAFSSYLGNLSGQVFVFFALTVAAAEVAVGLAIIIALYRHSSSTNIDDFRLLKW; encoded by the coding sequence ATGGACGTTCCAGTGAGCTACTACCTTGTGCTGAGCGGAATCGTCTTCTCAATCGGGTTGGTAGGAGTACTCATCCGTCGCAATATCATCATTATTTTATTATCCATTGAGTTGATGTTGAATGCCACGAATATTAATTTTGTGGCCTTTTCTTCCTATTTGGGTAATCTTTCCGGACAGGTGTTCGTGTTTTTTGCGCTTACCGTGGCTGCTGCGGAGGTTGCGGTAGGGCTGGCGATTATCATCGCGCTCTATCGGCATTCGTCCAGTACCAACATTGACGACTTCCGGTTGCTGAAATGGTAA
- a CDS encoding NADH-quinone oxidoreductase subunit J: MGTIVFFYFASVIVVTAALVVALRSPVFSALALLVMFFHVAGLFVTLHAEFLAVIQILVYAGAILVLYLFVVMLLNLKGEVHFHHQLTVGLFLGCMVFAEAVLLVVKGESPLGANLPDPREPTHLTQGNTESIGELLYSTYLFPFEIASLILLVAMVGAVILTKKGILEAKG, encoded by the coding sequence ATGGGAACGATAGTTTTTTTCTATTTTGCCAGTGTGATTGTGGTGACGGCGGCTCTCGTCGTGGCCCTGAGGAGTCCGGTGTTTAGTGCTCTGGCGCTCCTGGTCATGTTCTTTCACGTCGCCGGGCTTTTTGTCACGTTGCATGCGGAATTCCTGGCCGTGATTCAAATCCTGGTGTATGCGGGCGCCATTCTGGTGCTCTATCTTTTTGTGGTGATGTTGCTCAATTTGAAGGGTGAAGTACATTTTCACCACCAATTGACCGTAGGCCTCTTTCTGGGATGTATGGTCTTTGCAGAGGCGGTCCTGCTGGTGGTGAAAGGTGAATCCCCATTGGGTGCCAACCTCCCTGATCCGAGAGAACCGACCCATTTGACTCAGGGCAATACGGAATCGATCGGTGAGCTCCTGTATTCCACGTATCTATTTCCATTCGAAATCGCGTCTCTCATTCTCTTAGTGGCGATGGTGGGTGCGGTTATCCTCACCAAAAAGGGGATATTGGAGGCCAAGGGGTAA
- the nuoG gene encoding NADH-quinone oxidoreductase subunit NuoG yields the protein MATTPTPTPTPTPDMITLTIDGKPATVAKGTLVIEAARQVGVMVPHFCYHPKLTPDANCRMCLVEIEKMPRLQTSCSTQVAEGMVVKSASSSVVQDARKSVLDFILANHPLDCPVCDQGGRCDLQDFSHEYTATTSGFKELKRVFPKEYFSPLIETQMNRCVQCLRCVRYCDQVMDVKALAPVGRGTMTEIKAFGAHELDCEFCGGCIQICPVGAITSRVSMYEFRPWMLKRTESVCGYCGDGCQITFQTKNNDLIEVNSTHGAGRNNGDLCARGYFGYHVSVHPDRLTSPLIRQGNDFQSVQWEEALELVGQRLLEIKAKYGPDAIGGLITGRCTNEDIYVFQKFMRSVVGTNRIDSSVRYGHLNAVHAMQRVQGTHRWTVSFDDIVSADTLLLVGTNITETNPITGLKVKEAVKRRGAKLITIEALEPAIGTISNIVNLAHHHLAVKPTAYAGAILGLLKAAIDQQMVDPELQANGQSYYEDLTANLQALSWDAIQAQTGLASDTFTQAGQVFGQGQKVVVLVGQGVLRSAGGFGMTMNLLDLLLVTGKLTKPGCGLAPLAEENNDQGAFEMGGTGSVLPGGQSLGDPDVRKRLAQAWGRPIPDTPGSSLPQMIEDAQHGRLKALFVVGENPLASLPPSSGIHSALDKLDFLVCQELFLTETAQQAHVVLPACSYAEKDGTFTNSEGHNQSVRKAIDLVGESRPDWEVFSALSVMMNDPMEYGDVKDIGKEIHNLLPGTRTLGPAPLPAQPDSKAISRYLKTDYQRDIATRYQLPTEDAIAGAEDMILQVSQSLFHSGKFSRKAKGLMQVEANGKLNLHPEDAARRGIGEGDIVKVSNRLGEVITPVGLRERIPQGVVMFPEHFDEEVRRLLSYRVDAETQVPYCKVTRVRVEKVVGT from the coding sequence ATGGCAACAACTCCAACTCCAACTCCAACTCCAACCCCAGACATGATTACGCTGACGATTGATGGAAAACCGGCAACGGTTGCCAAGGGGACGCTGGTCATTGAGGCTGCGCGGCAGGTTGGGGTCATGGTGCCGCACTTTTGCTATCACCCGAAACTGACACCAGACGCTAATTGCCGGATGTGTTTAGTGGAAATTGAAAAAATGCCCCGGTTGCAAACCTCCTGTAGTACGCAAGTGGCGGAGGGCATGGTGGTGAAATCGGCTTCATCTTCGGTGGTGCAGGACGCCCGTAAATCGGTGTTGGATTTTATTTTGGCCAATCACCCGTTGGATTGTCCCGTCTGCGATCAAGGCGGGCGCTGCGATCTTCAGGACTTTTCCCATGAATACACTGCGACGACCAGCGGATTTAAGGAACTCAAACGGGTCTTTCCGAAGGAGTATTTCAGTCCGCTGATTGAAACGCAGATGAACCGGTGTGTCCAATGTTTGCGATGCGTGCGCTATTGTGATCAGGTCATGGATGTGAAAGCCCTGGCGCCTGTGGGACGCGGCACCATGACGGAAATTAAAGCCTTCGGGGCCCATGAACTGGATTGTGAGTTTTGTGGTGGATGTATCCAGATTTGCCCGGTCGGAGCCATTACCAGTCGAGTCTCTATGTATGAATTTCGTCCATGGATGCTAAAGCGGACTGAATCTGTTTGTGGCTATTGTGGAGATGGGTGCCAAATTACCTTTCAAACCAAGAATAATGACTTAATCGAAGTGAATTCCACTCACGGGGCCGGACGAAATAATGGTGACCTCTGTGCCCGAGGCTACTTTGGCTATCATGTCAGCGTTCATCCAGATCGCCTGACTTCACCCCTCATTCGTCAAGGGAATGATTTTCAGTCGGTGCAATGGGAAGAGGCCTTGGAGCTGGTTGGACAGCGATTATTGGAGATCAAAGCCAAGTACGGTCCCGATGCAATTGGCGGATTAATTACGGGACGATGTACCAATGAAGATATTTATGTTTTTCAGAAATTCATGCGCAGCGTGGTCGGGACCAACCGGATTGATAGCAGTGTTCGGTATGGCCATCTGAACGCTGTACATGCCATGCAACGAGTGCAAGGCACTCATCGTTGGACGGTGAGCTTTGACGATATTGTATCGGCAGATACGCTCTTACTTGTCGGAACCAATATTACCGAAACCAATCCGATTACAGGGTTAAAGGTGAAAGAAGCGGTAAAGCGGCGAGGGGCGAAGCTGATCACCATTGAAGCGTTGGAACCGGCTATTGGGACCATTAGCAATATTGTGAATCTGGCCCACCATCATCTGGCCGTCAAACCGACGGCCTATGCCGGAGCAATTTTGGGGTTGCTGAAAGCGGCGATCGATCAGCAAATGGTGGATCCTGAACTTCAGGCCAACGGCCAGTCATATTACGAAGACCTCACCGCCAATCTGCAGGCATTGTCCTGGGATGCCATACAGGCGCAAACCGGGCTGGCTTCGGATACGTTTACGCAAGCCGGCCAGGTGTTTGGTCAGGGGCAGAAGGTGGTTGTTCTTGTCGGGCAAGGAGTCCTCAGGTCTGCGGGTGGATTCGGAATGACCATGAATTTGTTGGACCTGTTATTGGTCACGGGAAAACTCACTAAACCCGGCTGTGGCCTTGCTCCCCTGGCAGAAGAAAATAATGATCAAGGAGCCTTCGAAATGGGGGGAACAGGGTCGGTATTGCCTGGTGGACAATCCCTCGGTGACCCGGATGTGCGGAAACGCTTGGCGCAAGCGTGGGGTCGGCCAATTCCCGATACACCAGGCTCATCACTCCCACAGATGATTGAAGATGCGCAACACGGTAGACTCAAAGCCTTGTTTGTGGTTGGTGAAAATCCCCTGGCCTCCTTGCCTCCGTCCTCGGGCATTCATTCGGCATTGGACAAGCTTGATTTTCTGGTGTGTCAGGAATTGTTTCTCACCGAAACGGCCCAGCAGGCTCATGTCGTTCTGCCGGCCTGTTCCTATGCTGAGAAGGACGGGACATTTACCAACTCGGAAGGCCATAATCAGTCCGTACGAAAAGCCATTGATCTGGTTGGGGAAAGCCGACCGGACTGGGAAGTGTTTTCCGCGCTGTCGGTCATGATGAATGACCCGATGGAATATGGAGACGTCAAGGACATTGGCAAAGAAATACACAATCTCCTCCCTGGTACGCGCACATTAGGGCCTGCTCCCTTGCCCGCTCAACCTGATTCCAAGGCCATCTCCCGATATCTCAAGACCGATTATCAGCGGGATATCGCTACGCGGTATCAATTGCCGACAGAGGATGCGATTGCTGGTGCGGAAGACATGATCTTGCAGGTTTCGCAATCCTTGTTTCATTCCGGGAAATTTTCGCGAAAGGCCAAAGGCCTCATGCAAGTTGAAGCGAACGGCAAACTCAATTTGCATCCGGAAGACGCCGCGCGACGTGGTATTGGTGAAGGGGACATCGTGAAGGTGAGCAATCGTTTGGGTGAGGTGATCACCCCGGTCGGGCTTCGTGAGCGGATCCCGCAGGGAGTCGTGATGTTTCCCGAGCATTTTGATGAGGAGGTCCGCCGTCTCCTGTCGTATCGTGTTGATGCGGAAACGCAGGTGCCCTATTGCAAGGTGACTCGCGTTCGTGTTGAAAAAGTGGTGGGAACATGA
- the nuoF gene encoding NADH-quinone oxidoreductase subunit NuoF translates to MATYEKILLKNMEQPGYTGSLSDYEGTGGYQALRTVLKDMQPDQVIEVVKKSGLRGRGGAGFPTGVKWGFIPKNHPGPKYLCCNADESEPGTFKDRQLMERDPHQMLEGMAITCFAIGAQTAYIYIRGEFRLGAKILEQALREAYAAGYLGDNILGSGLRINIYVHLGAGAYICGEETALLESLEGKRGMPRFKPPFPATHGLYQNPTVVNNVETMANIPHIINRGGEWFASIGSPPKSCGTRVFCLSGHVKRPGNYETPMGITFRELIYDLGGGMRSDKPLKAFIPGGASAPFLTPDHLDVKMDFESVALAGSMLGSGGVTVMEEGTNMVWAALRLMEFFYHESCGKCTPCREGTSWLVQTLQRIWNKRGRPEDIGVLDELCGNIPGRTVCAFGDAAVSPIVSTLHHWRGEYEALIREAQETMPRNKEIPVFTH, encoded by the coding sequence ATGGCTACTTACGAAAAAATCTTATTGAAGAATATGGAGCAACCGGGATACACCGGTTCGTTGTCCGACTATGAAGGGACCGGTGGGTATCAAGCTCTCCGGACCGTGCTCAAGGATATGCAGCCCGATCAGGTGATTGAGGTGGTAAAAAAGTCAGGTCTTCGCGGTCGTGGGGGAGCCGGGTTCCCCACCGGCGTAAAATGGGGGTTTATTCCGAAGAATCATCCTGGTCCTAAATATCTGTGCTGTAACGCCGATGAAAGCGAACCGGGGACATTTAAAGACCGGCAACTTATGGAACGTGATCCGCATCAAATGCTGGAAGGGATGGCCATAACCTGTTTCGCTATTGGCGCACAAACGGCTTACATCTACATTCGGGGAGAGTTTCGTCTCGGCGCGAAAATTCTGGAGCAGGCTCTTCGGGAGGCCTATGCGGCCGGGTATCTGGGTGACAACATTCTCGGGAGCGGGTTGAGGATTAATATTTATGTTCACCTTGGTGCCGGAGCCTATATTTGTGGGGAAGAAACGGCACTTCTCGAATCGTTAGAGGGCAAACGGGGCATGCCTCGCTTTAAGCCGCCGTTTCCTGCAACGCATGGGTTGTATCAAAACCCCACTGTGGTGAATAACGTCGAGACGATGGCGAATATACCTCATATTATCAATCGGGGGGGAGAGTGGTTTGCCTCGATTGGCTCTCCGCCTAAAAGTTGCGGAACACGGGTGTTTTGTTTAAGCGGACATGTGAAGCGGCCTGGTAATTATGAGACGCCCATGGGCATCACCTTCCGTGAATTGATTTATGATTTGGGCGGGGGTATGCGATCGGATAAGCCCCTGAAGGCTTTTATCCCCGGGGGAGCATCGGCTCCATTTCTGACGCCTGATCATTTAGATGTGAAAATGGATTTTGAGTCAGTGGCGTTAGCGGGGTCTATGCTGGGATCCGGCGGTGTCACCGTAATGGAAGAAGGCACGAATATGGTTTGGGCCGCTCTGCGATTGATGGAATTTTTCTACCATGAATCGTGTGGAAAATGTACACCCTGCCGGGAAGGAACCTCCTGGCTGGTTCAGACTCTTCAGCGGATCTGGAACAAACGAGGGCGTCCTGAAGATATTGGAGTTCTTGATGAACTCTGCGGAAATATTCCTGGCCGGACGGTCTGCGCGTTTGGTGATGCGGCCGTATCTCCCATTGTAAGCACGCTGCACCATTGGCGTGGGGAATATGAGGCCCTTATTCGTGAGGCTCAAGAGACGATGCCTCGCAACAAGGAAATTCCAGTTTTCACGCATTGA